From a single Mesorhizobium shangrilense genomic region:
- a CDS encoding response regulator transcription factor, whose translation MRILLVEDEPEMVSALRAALKRHDMVVDHAASLLEARDFVTVDAYDAILLDRQLPDGDGLSLVSKLRADKNTTPVLMLTARGDTADKVDGLDMGADDYLAKPFAFEELMARLRALLRRPAPMQSQVIRAGHLVLDVGHREVSIRGELLGLPRRELLVLETLMRRTGRMVQREALMEAVFGFDDEIQSNALDTHVSRLRRKLTDADSGVTINGIRGVGYLLRETP comes from the coding sequence ATGCGTATCTTGCTGGTCGAGGACGAACCGGAAATGGTTTCGGCGCTGCGCGCCGCGCTGAAGCGGCACGACATGGTCGTCGATCATGCCGCCTCGCTGCTCGAGGCGAGGGATTTCGTCACCGTCGACGCCTATGACGCCATCCTTCTCGACCGGCAACTGCCGGATGGCGATGGGCTTTCGCTGGTGTCAAAACTGCGCGCCGACAAGAACACCACTCCGGTGCTGATGCTGACCGCGAGGGGCGATACCGCGGACAAGGTCGACGGACTGGACATGGGAGCAGACGACTATCTGGCGAAGCCGTTCGCTTTCGAGGAGCTCATGGCGCGGCTTCGCGCGCTGCTCAGGCGTCCCGCGCCGATGCAGTCGCAAGTGATCCGGGCCGGCCATCTCGTCCTCGACGTCGGACACCGAGAGGTGTCGATCCGCGGCGAACTGCTCGGCTTGCCGCGCCGCGAGCTTCTCGTGCTCGAGACGCTGATGCGGCGCACCGGCCGCATGGTGCAGCGTGAGGCCCTGATGGAAGCGGTCTTCGGCTTCGACGATGAAATCCAGTCCAACGCGCTCGACACCCATGTTTCGCGCCTGCGCCGCAAGCTCACCGATGCCGATAGCGGGGTGACGATCAACGGCATTCGCGGCGTCGGCTATCTGTTGCGCGAGACACCATGA
- a CDS encoding sensor histidine kinase, with product MTLRRPRSLKWSLVLRIALLQCAMLTLIILGIIGALLATGLIPHDYEDASLDVLVDAIARDAKGDLILKETPDLITLRSNVPDLWFIIRDKQGHRLQEGTVPAAFQPFVGLLDNISDARIDHAIGDAAPPAAKIRWSDTAAGSVQIMTGTKGGLSLLRLLMEAPQLFLWGILPLAGLMGLATLFATPWVVRGALSGLGHAATEAERIDIDKRGVRLPLKDVPREVTPLVKAVNAALERLDRGYERHKRFLTDAAHELRTPVAILNTRLASLPPMPERARLLQDAARLSTLADQLLDLQRLDRQAEHFKPVDLVVIARNVVVDLAPMAFSAGYEMSFEPAAKSVFVTGDRTAIERAVTNLVQNAIEHGGNTGKITVSVTAPAVIEVLDEGDGVPLGERERIFEPFYRLHPRDHGAGLGLNLVQEMMQLHGGRIEILQGDPSGARFRMTFPTASAAAED from the coding sequence ATGACGCTGCGACGCCCGCGATCGCTGAAATGGAGCCTGGTGCTGCGCATCGCCCTGCTGCAATGCGCGATGCTGACACTGATCATCCTCGGCATCATCGGCGCATTGCTGGCCACCGGGCTTATTCCACACGACTACGAGGACGCGTCCCTTGATGTGCTCGTGGACGCCATCGCGCGCGACGCCAAGGGCGATCTCATCCTCAAGGAGACACCTGACCTCATCACGTTGCGCTCGAACGTCCCGGATCTCTGGTTCATCATCAGGGACAAGCAAGGTCATCGGCTTCAGGAAGGCACGGTGCCCGCCGCGTTCCAGCCCTTTGTCGGACTGCTGGACAACATCAGCGACGCCCGTATCGACCATGCCATCGGTGATGCCGCGCCGCCCGCCGCCAAGATCCGATGGTCCGACACGGCGGCCGGCAGCGTCCAGATCATGACCGGAACCAAGGGCGGGCTTTCCCTGCTTCGCTTGCTCATGGAAGCGCCACAACTCTTCCTGTGGGGGATATTGCCGCTTGCCGGGCTGATGGGGCTTGCCACGCTTTTCGCCACGCCCTGGGTGGTGCGCGGTGCGCTTTCGGGCCTTGGCCATGCGGCCACGGAGGCCGAGCGCATCGATATCGACAAGCGCGGCGTGCGGCTGCCCCTGAAGGACGTGCCCAGGGAAGTCACGCCACTGGTCAAGGCGGTGAATGCGGCGCTGGAACGCCTCGACAGGGGCTATGAGCGTCACAAGCGCTTCTTGACCGACGCGGCGCACGAATTGCGAACGCCGGTCGCCATCCTCAACACACGCCTTGCCTCGCTGCCGCCAATGCCCGAACGGGCCCGGCTGCTGCAGGACGCGGCGCGCCTTTCGACGCTGGCCGACCAGCTTCTCGACCTGCAGCGCCTCGACCGGCAGGCCGAGCATTTCAAGCCGGTCGACCTTGTGGTGATCGCGCGCAACGTTGTCGTCGATCTCGCGCCGATGGCCTTTTCGGCTGGTTATGAGATGTCCTTCGAGCCGGCGGCGAAATCGGTCTTCGTCACCGGCGACCGGACCGCAATCGAGCGCGCCGTGACCAATCTGGTCCAGAACGCCATCGAGCATGGCGGCAATACTGGAAAGATAACGGTCAGTGTCACCGCACCCGCCGTGATCGAGGTTCTGGACGAGGGCGACGGCGTGCCACTGGGCGAACGTGAGCGGATCTTCGAGCCGTTCTACCGGCTGCACCCGCGCGATCACGGCGCCGGACTCGGTCTCAATCTGGTGCAGGAGATGATGCAGCTGCATGGCGGCCGGATCGAGATCCTCCAGGGTGATCCATCAGGCGCCCGGTTCCGGATGACTTTTCCGACAGCTTCAGCCGCCGCCGAGGACTGA
- a CDS encoding RrF2 family transcriptional regulator, giving the protein MKRNSRLSSTLHILVHMAETPGRALTSEQLAAFIHTNPVVVRRTIAGLRDAGIVTSARGHGGGWLLGRAPEAISLAEISVALGETLLPFSTEPESPGCLVEQAVIAVLDEFRVEAEKLLEQKLSLITLADLTADFRRRYDLIGVSSHAV; this is encoded by the coding sequence ATGAAACGCAACAGCAGGCTTTCCTCGACCTTGCACATCCTCGTCCACATGGCCGAGACACCGGGCCGCGCCCTGACCTCCGAACAGCTCGCCGCCTTCATCCATACGAACCCGGTTGTCGTTCGCCGCACCATCGCCGGCCTGCGGGACGCGGGTATCGTCACCTCGGCGCGAGGCCATGGCGGCGGCTGGCTGCTTGGCCGGGCGCCGGAAGCCATTTCATTGGCCGAGATCAGCGTCGCGCTTGGCGAAACGCTGCTGCCGTTCAGCACAGAACCGGAAAGCCCGGGCTGCCTCGTCGAGCAAGCGGTGATCGCTGTTCTCGACGAATTCCGTGTCGAGGCGGAGAAGCTGCTTGAGCAGAAGCTCAGCCTCATCACGCTCGCCGACCTGACCGCCGACTTCCGCCGGCGCTATGACCTGATTGGAGTGTCCAGCCATGCGGTATGA
- a CDS encoding NAD(P)/FAD-dependent oxidoreductase, which yields MRYDLIVVGGSFAGLSAAIQAARARRNVLVIDAGQPRNRFAEHSHGFLGQDGRAPDAILDDARRQLLAYPTASVFSGRADRAMAAGSDDFEVTIGGGETFGAARLVLATGVRDILPDVPGLAEQWGKTVLHCPYCHGYEVSGGPLGALATGPMSMHQAQLIADWGDVTLFGNGLLEPDAEQMAVLDKCKVRFEPTIVTELQEDGSGGLIVHLNDSRRAGVRAMFTAPRNTMASPLAEQLGCGFTDGFMGPVITVDERQQTTVPGVYAAGDAARAMHNIAFAVAGGAFAGVCAHQSMVFG from the coding sequence ATGCGGTATGACCTGATCGTCGTGGGCGGCAGCTTTGCCGGCCTGTCCGCCGCCATCCAGGCGGCTCGGGCGCGGCGCAATGTGCTGGTGATCGACGCCGGCCAGCCGCGCAACCGCTTTGCCGAGCATTCGCACGGATTCCTGGGACAGGACGGACGCGCGCCCGATGCGATACTGGACGACGCGAGGCGGCAATTGCTTGCCTATCCGACGGCCAGCGTTTTCAGCGGGCGTGCGGACAGGGCCATGGCCGCCGGCAGCGACGACTTCGAAGTCACCATCGGTGGTGGCGAGACATTCGGCGCCGCACGACTGGTGCTGGCGACCGGCGTTCGCGACATCCTGCCGGACGTTCCCGGGCTTGCCGAACAATGGGGCAAGACCGTTCTGCACTGCCCCTATTGCCATGGCTACGAGGTCTCCGGCGGACCGCTTGGCGCGCTCGCAACCGGTCCGATGTCGATGCATCAGGCGCAGTTGATCGCCGACTGGGGCGATGTCACGCTGTTCGGCAACGGCCTGCTTGAGCCCGACGCCGAGCAAATGGCCGTCCTGGACAAGTGCAAGGTGAGGTTTGAGCCGACCATTGTCACCGAACTGCAAGAAGACGGTTCCGGCGGATTGATCGTCCATCTCAACGACAGCCGAAGGGCCGGCGTCAGGGCGATGTTCACCGCGCCGCGCAACACAATGGCGAGCCCGCTGGCCGAGCAGCTCGGCTGCGGCTTCACCGACGGTTTCATGGGTCCCGTGATCACCGTCGACGAGCGGCAGCAGACAACGGTTCCCGGCGTCTATGCCGCCGGAGACGCGGCACGCGCGATGCATAACATCGCCTTCGCCGTGGCGGGTGGCGCCTTCGCGGGCGTATGCGCCCACCAATCGATGGTGTTCGGCTAG
- a CDS encoding DeoR/GlpR family DNA-binding transcription regulator, whose amino-acid sequence MIHSKRHGEILRLLQEEGTITIASLADRLGVSLETVRRDVKPLTSDGSVLKMHGAIGLLSMAGEAPFERRMRENADAKRAIARMVAATIRDGESIMLDTGTTTSFLARELLGHRRLTVVTNSSDIARTLATVNGNKVYMAGGELRSDSGAAFGVSAIEFVSRFSVSHAVISTGAVDTAMGIMDYNLEEAEFARMVLSRGQRSLVITDHSKFGRQGLVQVCGFDGFSELATDRSPPDDIAAALAQAGARLSIAGGAAGS is encoded by the coding sequence ATGATCCACTCGAAGCGACATGGCGAGATCCTGCGTCTCCTGCAGGAAGAGGGCACCATCACCATCGCCAGCCTTGCCGATCGGCTCGGCGTGTCGCTGGAGACCGTGCGCCGCGACGTCAAGCCGCTGACCAGCGACGGTTCGGTCCTGAAGATGCATGGCGCCATCGGCCTGCTGTCGATGGCGGGTGAAGCTCCGTTCGAGCGACGCATGCGCGAGAACGCCGACGCCAAGCGCGCCATTGCCCGCATGGTCGCGGCAACCATCCGCGACGGTGAATCGATCATGCTCGACACCGGCACGACGACGTCTTTCCTTGCACGAGAACTGCTGGGACATCGGCGGCTGACGGTCGTGACAAACTCGTCCGACATCGCCCGCACGCTGGCCACCGTCAACGGCAACAAGGTCTACATGGCCGGCGGCGAGCTGCGCAGCGATTCAGGCGCCGCCTTCGGCGTCTCGGCCATCGAGTTTGTCAGCCGCTTTTCCGTCAGCCACGCGGTGATCTCGACCGGTGCTGTCGATACCGCGATGGGCATCATGGATTACAATCTGGAAGAAGCGGAATTCGCCCGCATGGTCCTGTCGCGCGGCCAGCGGTCTCTCGTCATAACCGACCACAGCAAGTTCGGCCGTCAGGGTCTGGTCCAGGTCTGCGGCTTCGACGGCTTTTCCGAACTCGCCACCGACCGGTCGCCACCGGATGACATAGCCGCCGCCCTTGCGCAGGCCGGAGCGCGACTCAGCATCGCTGGCGGCGCAGCCGGGTCCTAG
- a CDS encoding phosphotransferase family protein, translated as MTAEDRIRTLPCWAGSIDIAPLPGGLSNANYLVKDAAGQHVVRFGKDYPFHHVFRDREVMTARAAHAGGFAPAVHYAEPGIMVTQFLGARTYLAEDVRANIGRVASLMRGFHREMPNHVSGAGFMFWVFHVIRDYARTLQAGDSRMTGELPRYLALADELERAQALLPIVFGHNDLLPANLLDDGHKLWLIDFEYAGFNTAMFDLAGVASNAGMSEDESEKLLTAYLSREPDEKIRRSHAAMQCASLLREAMWSMVSELHLDAPGVDYVAYTGENLARLEIALENYRTKYGIQKP; from the coding sequence ATGACCGCCGAAGACCGCATCCGCACCTTGCCCTGCTGGGCGGGCAGCATCGATATCGCGCCGCTGCCGGGTGGCCTCAGCAACGCCAACTATCTGGTCAAGGACGCGGCCGGGCAGCACGTGGTGCGCTTCGGCAAGGACTACCCGTTCCACCACGTCTTTCGCGACCGCGAGGTGATGACCGCACGCGCGGCACATGCGGGGGGCTTCGCGCCGGCCGTCCACTATGCCGAACCGGGTATCATGGTGACGCAATTCCTGGGCGCCCGGACCTATCTGGCCGAGGACGTGCGCGCCAATATCGGCCGCGTCGCATCGCTGATGCGCGGGTTTCACCGGGAGATGCCCAACCACGTCTCCGGTGCCGGCTTCATGTTCTGGGTGTTCCATGTCATCCGCGACTACGCGCGCACGCTGCAGGCTGGCGACAGCCGCATGACCGGCGAGTTGCCTAGATATCTCGCACTTGCCGACGAACTTGAGCGGGCGCAGGCGCTGTTGCCGATCGTCTTCGGCCACAACGATCTTTTGCCGGCCAATCTGCTCGACGACGGCCACAAGCTGTGGCTGATCGACTTCGAATATGCCGGTTTCAACACCGCAATGTTCGACCTCGCCGGCGTCGCCTCCAATGCCGGCATGTCCGAGGACGAGTCGGAAAAGCTGCTGACCGCCTATCTCAGCCGTGAGCCGGACGAGAAAATCCGCCGCTCGCATGCGGCCATGCAGTGCGCTTCGCTGCTGCGCGAGGCGATGTGGAGCATGGTTTCGGAACTGCACCTCGACGCGCCGGGCGTCGATTACGTCGCCTATACCGGCGAGAACCTGGCGCGGCTCGAGATCGCGCTGGAAAACTACAGAACAAAATACGGGATTCAAAAACCATGA
- a CDS encoding GcvT family protein — protein MTLPTHAGIVVIGGGIIGCSTAYHLARDHKADVVLLEQGKLTSGSTWHAAGLVGQLRSSASITRVLKYSVELYKGLEAETGLATGWKMTGCLRLATNADRWTEYKRLATTARSFGMDMHLLSPAEVKRMWPLMETDDLVGASWLPTDGQASPSDITQSLAKGARMHGAKLFEEVRVTGFEMTDGRITKVKTNKGDIACDKVVNCAGQWARQVGAMAGINVPLHPVKHQYIITEKIDGLATNAPTLRDPDRRTYFKEEVGGLVMGGYEPNPQAWTTDLPGGDVPNDWEFRLFDDDYDHFEQHMRQAIARVPALETVGVKQMINGPESFTPDGNFILGVAPECANMFVGAGFNAFGIASGGGAGWVLAQWAVDGEAPLDLWAVDIRRFSNLHRDRQWVCERTLEAYGKHYTIGFPHEEYTSGRPRIVSPLYERLKKHRAVFGSKLGWERPNWFAPEGVEAKDIYSMGRQNWFAAVGEEHKHVREKVGIFDQSSFAKYELSGPDALKALDWICANDVSKPVGRLTYTQLLNTRGGIEADLTVARLAEEKFYIVTGTGFRTHDLSWIGDHIGDGLDAKLIDVTEDFGTLSLMGPHARDVLADVTDADVSNAGFPFGHAREIAIAGHIVRALRVTYVGELGWELHVPIAATGEVFDALIAAGKKHGIRPVGYRALESLRLEKGYRAWGSDITPNDTPQEAGLGWAVKLRKNTDFIGRRALEAINGAALKKRFAGFTVDDPAVVLVGRETILRDGQPVGYLTSGGYGYTLGQNIGFGYVRNADGVSDDFLASGNYELVVAMEPTPATIRLEPMYDPAGDRVKA, from the coding sequence ATGACATTGCCTACACATGCCGGGATCGTCGTCATTGGCGGCGGCATCATCGGCTGTTCGACGGCCTATCACCTGGCCCGCGATCACAAGGCCGATGTCGTGCTTTTGGAACAGGGCAAGCTGACGTCCGGCTCGACGTGGCATGCCGCCGGCCTGGTCGGCCAGCTGCGTTCGTCGGCCTCGATCACCCGCGTACTCAAATATTCCGTCGAGCTCTACAAGGGGCTGGAGGCCGAGACGGGTCTCGCCACCGGCTGGAAGATGACCGGGTGCCTGCGGCTGGCCACCAATGCCGACCGCTGGACTGAATACAAAAGACTGGCGACGACAGCCAGGAGCTTCGGCATGGACATGCACTTGCTGTCGCCGGCCGAAGTGAAAAGAATGTGGCCACTCATGGAAACCGACGATCTCGTCGGCGCTTCCTGGCTGCCGACCGACGGACAGGCCAGCCCTTCCGACATCACGCAGTCACTGGCCAAGGGCGCGCGCATGCATGGCGCGAAGCTGTTCGAGGAGGTGCGCGTCACCGGCTTCGAGATGACGGACGGCCGCATCACGAAAGTGAAGACCAACAAGGGCGACATCGCCTGCGACAAGGTGGTGAACTGCGCCGGCCAGTGGGCACGGCAGGTCGGCGCCATGGCGGGTATCAACGTGCCGCTGCACCCGGTGAAGCACCAGTACATCATCACCGAGAAGATCGACGGGCTGGCGACCAACGCGCCGACACTGCGCGACCCGGACCGGCGCACCTATTTCAAGGAGGAGGTCGGTGGACTGGTGATGGGCGGCTATGAGCCCAACCCGCAGGCCTGGACGACTGATCTTCCCGGGGGCGACGTACCCAACGACTGGGAATTCCGGTTGTTCGACGACGATTACGACCATTTCGAACAGCACATGCGCCAAGCGATCGCACGCGTGCCGGCGCTGGAAACCGTCGGCGTCAAGCAGATGATCAACGGGCCGGAGAGCTTTACGCCGGACGGCAATTTCATTCTCGGCGTGGCGCCCGAATGCGCCAACATGTTCGTCGGCGCCGGTTTCAATGCCTTCGGCATAGCATCGGGTGGCGGCGCCGGCTGGGTGCTGGCGCAATGGGCTGTCGATGGCGAGGCGCCGCTCGACCTGTGGGCTGTCGACATCCGACGATTTTCCAACCTGCACCGCGATCGGCAATGGGTTTGCGAGCGTACGCTGGAGGCCTATGGCAAGCACTATACGATCGGCTTTCCGCATGAGGAATACACCAGCGGAAGACCGCGCATCGTCTCGCCGCTCTACGAACGGCTGAAGAAACACCGCGCCGTGTTCGGATCCAAGCTCGGCTGGGAACGGCCTAACTGGTTCGCGCCAGAGGGCGTCGAGGCAAAAGACATCTATTCGATGGGGCGGCAGAACTGGTTCGCGGCGGTCGGCGAAGAGCACAAGCATGTACGCGAAAAGGTTGGCATCTTCGATCAGTCATCTTTCGCCAAATACGAACTGAGCGGACCCGACGCACTGAAAGCGCTGGACTGGATCTGCGCCAACGACGTCAGCAAGCCGGTCGGCCGGCTGACCTACACGCAGCTTCTCAACACGCGCGGCGGCATCGAGGCCGACCTGACCGTGGCGCGGCTGGCCGAGGAGAAGTTCTATATCGTCACGGGCACCGGTTTCCGCACGCATGATCTGTCGTGGATCGGCGATCATATCGGCGACGGCCTCGATGCCAAGCTCATCGATGTCACCGAGGATTTCGGCACGTTGTCACTGATGGGACCGCACGCCCGCGACGTGCTGGCTGACGTGACCGATGCGGATGTGTCGAATGCCGGCTTCCCCTTCGGCCATGCGCGCGAAATTGCCATTGCCGGACACATCGTTCGGGCGCTGCGGGTCACCTATGTCGGCGAACTCGGCTGGGAGTTGCATGTGCCGATCGCTGCCACCGGCGAAGTCTTCGACGCGCTGATAGCGGCGGGCAAGAAGCACGGCATCCGACCGGTCGGCTACCGGGCGCTGGAATCGCTGCGGCTGGAAAAAGGTTACCGCGCCTGGGGTTCGGACATCACGCCCAATGATACGCCGCAGGAAGCCGGGCTCGGCTGGGCGGTCAAGCTGCGCAAGAACACGGATTTCATTGGCCGCCGCGCGCTCGAGGCGATCAACGGCGCCGCATTGAAGAAACGCTTTGCCGGCTTCACCGTCGACGATCCGGCGGTCGTGCTGGTCGGGCGCGAGACGATCCTGCGCGATGGCCAGCCGGTCGGCTATCTGACCAGCGGCGGCTACGGCTATACGCTGGGCCAGAACATCGGCTTCGGCTATGTGCGCAACGCCGACGGCGTCAGCGACGATTTCCTCGCCTCTGGCAATTACGAGCTTGTCGTGGCGATGGAGCCTACGCCGGCAACGATCCGTCTTGAGCCGATGTATGACCCTGCCGGTGACAGGGTGAAAGCGTAG
- a CDS encoding class I SAM-dependent DNA methyltransferase, whose amino-acid sequence MADNGHDGAPGALGAVYAAKRPEEVAALYDSWSQTYDADMSAAGYRHPTICLALLARHLPRGASPLLDAGAGTGLIGEWLSITGYPLVEALDISQGMLAQAARKGVYSALHCLALGGPLPFVDGAYAGIVSAGVFTSGHVGVEGLDELIRICRPGGVIVLTVKNTLWDAGFAERIAELEAQGVVTRAEETAPYVSMPGEADTVPSRGLVLRVS is encoded by the coding sequence GTGGCTGACAATGGACATGATGGTGCGCCTGGCGCACTTGGTGCGGTCTATGCGGCCAAGCGACCGGAGGAGGTTGCGGCCCTCTACGACAGCTGGTCGCAGACCTATGATGCCGATATGTCGGCGGCCGGCTATCGCCATCCGACGATCTGCCTTGCCTTGCTCGCCCGCCATCTGCCGCGCGGCGCCTCGCCGCTGCTCGATGCCGGGGCTGGCACCGGGCTCATCGGCGAATGGCTGAGCATCACCGGCTATCCTCTTGTCGAGGCGCTCGACATTTCCCAGGGCATGCTGGCGCAGGCCGCTCGCAAGGGCGTCTATTCGGCGCTGCATTGCCTGGCGCTCGGTGGGCCGCTGCCTTTCGTTGATGGTGCTTATGCCGGGATCGTCTCGGCGGGCGTCTTCACCTCGGGCCATGTCGGCGTCGAGGGACTGGACGAGTTGATCCGCATCTGCCGGCCTGGCGGGGTGATCGTGCTGACGGTCAAGAACACGCTGTGGGATGCCGGCTTTGCGGAAAGGATCGCGGAGCTCGAAGCGCAAGGCGTCGTCACGCGCGCCGAGGAGACGGCCCCTTATGTCTCGATGCCGGGCGAGGCGGACACCGTGCCCAGCCGCGGTCTCGTGCTGCGTGTGAGCTGA
- a CDS encoding phosphotransferase family protein, translating to MAVDEARAVLAGIPILADYRGQLERLGGLTNLVFKAGDFCLRIPGKGTEEYINRANEAVAAREAAKAGVSPDVLHFDSGTGVMVTRFVAGAETMSPEKFRTLTGSPARAGHAFRKLHTSGAIFPFRFELFSMIDDYLRVLSTKDVTLPAGYHDVVSEAGTVRSALAAHPLPLVACHCDPLCENFLDTGDRMWIVDWEYSGMNDPLWDLGDLSVEGKFDAGQDEEMMRAYFGGEPKPAERGRIVIHKAMCDLLWTLWGLIQLANNNPVDDFRAYADGRFARCKALMETPEFSRHLMAIRQG from the coding sequence ATGGCGGTTGACGAGGCGCGTGCGGTGCTTGCGGGCATTCCGATCCTTGCCGACTATCGAGGCCAGTTGGAGCGGCTCGGCGGCCTCACCAACCTTGTCTTCAAGGCCGGTGACTTCTGCCTGCGCATTCCCGGCAAGGGCACCGAAGAATATATCAACCGCGCCAATGAGGCCGTGGCGGCGCGGGAAGCAGCCAAGGCCGGCGTCAGCCCCGACGTGCTGCATTTCGACAGCGGGACAGGGGTTATGGTGACGCGGTTCGTTGCCGGTGCCGAGACCATGTCGCCGGAGAAATTCCGGACGCTGACAGGCAGCCCGGCCCGCGCTGGCCACGCCTTTCGCAAGCTGCACACGTCAGGCGCGATATTTCCCTTCCGCTTCGAACTGTTTTCGATGATCGACGATTATCTGCGGGTGCTCTCGACCAAGGATGTGACCCTGCCCGCCGGCTACCACGACGTTGTCAGCGAGGCCGGAACCGTGCGGTCGGCGCTTGCCGCCCATCCACTCCCCTTGGTGGCTTGCCATTGCGATCCGCTGTGCGAGAACTTTCTCGATACGGGCGACAGGATGTGGATCGTCGACTGGGAATATTCCGGCATGAACGACCCGCTGTGGGATCTCGGCGACCTGTCGGTGGAAGGCAAGTTCGACGCTGGACAGGACGAGGAGATGATGCGCGCCTATTTCGGCGGCGAGCCGAAACCCGCCGAGCGCGGCCGTATCGTCATCCACAAGGCGATGTGCGACCTTTTGTGGACGCTGTGGGGGCTGATCCAGCTCGCCAACAACAATCCGGTCGACGACTTTCGCGCCTATGCCGATGGACGATTTGCGCGCTGCAAGGCGCTGATGGAGACGCCCGAGTTTTCAAGGCATCTGATGGCGATACGACAGGGCTAG
- a CDS encoding DMT family transporter, with product MTQPVAQNSTIKNVLLAGILLMLAGDFLFALNDAMGKWLVASFSVGQVVLIRSIGAFFVLGPMIARQGTGKLFRMERLELQVLRVVMTTLDTAFFYAAVVYLPLADVMSFYMAGPIYVAALSHLLLGEKVGWRRWMAILLGFCGVLIMLKPSSAAFSLSSGFALAGSISFAFAIILNRRLRGTSDTNLVTWQTIGTLVVGGVLTIGAWQTPSALDFGAMLLLGIVSCGAHLMITRALKLAPASTLAPLHYTLLLWAVVFGLVFFGDVPGPRILIGSGIVVLAGLFIFHRQKVVDITVPPENVPKGVN from the coding sequence ATGACGCAGCCCGTGGCGCAGAATTCGACCATCAAGAACGTGCTTTTGGCCGGCATTCTGTTGATGTTGGCTGGCGACTTCCTGTTTGCGCTGAACGATGCCATGGGCAAGTGGCTGGTTGCCAGCTTCTCGGTCGGGCAGGTCGTGCTGATCCGTTCGATCGGCGCCTTCTTCGTGCTCGGTCCGATGATCGCCCGTCAGGGCACGGGCAAGCTGTTTCGGATGGAGCGGCTTGAGCTGCAGGTTCTGCGCGTCGTCATGACGACGCTCGACACCGCCTTCTTCTATGCCGCCGTGGTCTATCTGCCGCTCGCCGACGTCATGAGCTTCTACATGGCCGGGCCGATCTATGTCGCGGCGCTGTCGCATCTGCTGCTTGGCGAGAAGGTCGGCTGGCGCCGCTGGATGGCGATCCTGCTTGGCTTCTGTGGTGTGCTGATCATGCTGAAACCCTCCTCGGCGGCGTTCTCGCTGTCGTCGGGCTTTGCGCTCGCCGGCAGCATTTCCTTCGCTTTCGCCATCATCCTCAACCGACGCCTGCGCGGCACCAGCGACACCAATCTGGTGACATGGCAGACGATCGGGACGCTGGTGGTCGGCGGTGTCCTGACCATAGGCGCCTGGCAGACCCCATCGGCGCTCGATTTCGGCGCCATGCTGCTGCTGGGCATCGTCTCCTGCGGCGCGCATCTGATGATCACCAGGGCGCTGAAGCTGGCGCCTGCCTCGACGCTGGCACCGCTGCACTACACGCTGCTCTTGTGGGCGGTGGTGTTCGGACTGGTGTTCTTCGGCGATGTTCCCGGCCCGCGCATCCTGATCGGCTCCGGCATCGTCGTGCTGGCCGGCCTGTTCATCTTCCATCGCCAGAAGGTGGTGGATATCACGGTGCCTCCCGAAAACGTGCCGAAGGGCGTGAACTAG